A section of the Harmonia axyridis chromosome 2, icHarAxyr1.1, whole genome shotgun sequence genome encodes:
- the LOC123673736 gene encoding 60S ribosomal protein L3: MSHRKFSAPRHGSMGFYPKKRSRRHRGKVKAFPKDDPSKPVHLTAFMGYKSGMTHVVREADRPGSKINKKEIVEAVTILETAPMMIVGVVGYIETPHGLRALATVWAEHLSEDCRRRFYKNWYKSKKKAFTKASKKWSDDLGKKSIERDLKKIIKYCKVVRVIAHTQMKLLKQRQKKADIMEIQLNGGTIADKVEWARKHFEKPVPISEVFAQDEMIDCIGVTKGKGFKGVTSRWHTKKLPRKTHKGLRKVACIGAWHPSRVSFTVARAGQKGYHHRTEINKKIYRIGAGIHTKDGKVIKNNASTQYDLTEKTITPMGGFPHYGEVNNDFVMIKGCCMGTKKRVITLRKSLLVHTKRVALEKINLKFIDTSSKFGHGRFQTAADKAAFMGPLKKDRIREEEKAAAASAARS; this comes from the exons ATG TCTCACCGTAAGTTTAGTGCACCCCGTCATGGGTCCATGGGATTCTACCCCAAAAAAAGGTCCAGGAGACATCGTGGTAAGGTCAAGGCCTTCCCCAAGGATGATCCCTCCAAACCCGTTCATTTGACCGCATTCATGGGTTACAAATCTGGTATGACCCATGTAGTGAGGGAAGCTGATCGTCCTGGATCAA AAATtaacaagaaagaaattgtGGAAGCAGTCACAATCTTGGAAACCGCACCAATGATGATCGTAGGAGTTGTAGGATATATTGAAACTCCTCACGGTCTTAGAGCTCTTGCAACTGTATGGGCTGAGCATTTGTCTGAGGATTGCCGAAGGCGCTTTTATAAGAATTG GTATAAAAGTAAGAAGAAGGCATTCACCAAGGCCTCCAAAAAGTGGTCCGATGATTTAGGAAAGAAATCTATCGAAagagatttgaaaaaaatcatcaagtaCTGCAAAGTTGTCAGGGTCATCGCCCATACCCAG atgaaacttttgaaacaAAGGCAGAAGAAAGCCGACATTATGGAAATTCAGTTGAACGGTGGAACCATCGCCGATAAGGTTGAATGGGCCAGGAAACACTTTGAAAAGCCAGTCCCAATTTCTGAAGTGTTCGCTCAGGATGAGATGATCGATTGCATTGGTGTTACCAAGGGCAAAGGATTCAAAG GTGTAACCTCAAGGTGGCACACCAAAAAATTGCCCCGTAAGACGCACAAGGGTCTCCGTAAAGTTGCCTGTATTGGAGCATGGCATCCTTCCAGGGTGTCCTTCACAGTTGCCCGTGCTGGTCAAAAAGGATACCATCATCGTACTGAAATCAACAAGAAGATCTACAGAATCGGTGCTGGAATCCACACCAAGGATGGAaag GTTATTAAAAACAACGCTTCCACCCAGTACGATTTGACTGAAAAAACTATCACACCCATGGGTGGTTTCCCCCATTATGGTGAAGTTAATAACGACTTCGTCATGATCAAGGGATGTTGCATGGGAACCAAGAAGAGGGTCATCACTTTGAGAAAG tccTTGTTGGTGCACACCAAACGTGTTGCTTTGGAAAAGATCAACTTGAAGTTCATTGATACATCTTCCAAATTCGGTCATGGTAGGTTCCAGACTGCTGCTGATAAGGCTGCATTCATGGGTCCTCTCAAGAAGGATAGGATTAGAGAAGAAGAGAAGGCTGCTGCTGCCTCAGCTGCTAGGTCTTAA
- the LOC123673738 gene encoding uncharacterized protein LOC123673738 isoform X2, translated as MSKENKAKVPEVRMTKTARLRLLKANPIIKYQIQKTNNMEMAKSLNLDNVSLIKKSVVDKAAGISSNIDKEMKVRKTLIPNEESKKFSSSKIKKDIVKTITEDQEIMNRSVSFDNIPHNLVNEASRNVQTPSDKKKTFNASVSSHKKSLFNLTPSAPQDLRRRLSDWLEKRNKLSSFKHLKCFGVPKIDLIEEENKENVNTSRIQREGSYEDLKIDKPLYTNEDDTTLLFAPSDLDKLAREAMKDLHCLMSEGYPKEQCEAWLKIICVKCPSIVEDPQYWECRATLEQFRGNIGSAVECYKTAVVQGAEVTSVEESLDRLLEKFKLLDIESSSDQKEPQKERVKAMKDFKNVFTSMIIKFAIQEKTIKNTSKNKHNQHEVPNSSSRLLVTPVRRSTRLSRSLYTSTPGTKLCSTIQELNSDEKQKMTFQPNSALLNM; from the exons ATGAGTAAAGAAAACAAAGCTAAAGTTCCTGAAGTCAGAATGACAAAAACAGCACGCTTACGATTGTTAAAGGCGAACCCAATCATTAAATATCAAATCCAAAAAACAAATAACATGGAAATGGCTAAAAGTTTGAACTTGGATAATGTATCACTCATAAAAAAATCAGTTGTAGATAAAGCTGCAGGAATTTCATCAAATATTGATAAAGAAATGAAAGTGAGGAAAACTCTAATACCTAACGAAGAATCAAAGAAGTTTTCAAGCTCCAAAATTAAGAAag atATTGTAAAGACAATAACTGAGGACCAAGAAATCATGAACAGGTCAGTGTCCTTTGATAACATTCCACATAATTTGGTGAATGAAGCTTCAAGAAATGTGCAGACTCcttcagataaaaaaaaaactttcaatgcAAGTGTGTCTAGTCATAAAAAGTCATTGTTTAATCTTACCCCAAGTGCCCCACAGGATTTAAGAAG GAGATTGTCTGATTGGTTGGAAAAAAGGAATAAACTCTCCTCATTCAAACATCTCAAATGTTTTGGTGTGCCTAAAATTGATTTGATAGAAGAAGAAAATAAGGAAAATGTCAATACCTCCCGTATTCAAAGAGAAGGCAGCTATGAAGATTTAAAAATTGATAAACCTTTGTATACCAATGAGGATGACACGACATTATTGTTCGCACCTTCTGATTTAGATAAATTAGCCAGAGAAGCTATGAAAGATTTACATTGCTTAATGTCAGAG GGATATCCTAAAGAACAATGTGAAGCATGGTTGAAAATTATATGTGTCAAGTGCCCTTCAATTGTAGAAGATCCACAGTACTGGGAATGCAGAGCAACCTTAGAACAGTTTCGGGGAAATATTGGATCTGCTGTAGAATGCTATAAAACTGCTGTTGTGCAAGGGGCAGAG GTAACTTCTGTTGAAGAGTCTCTTGATAGATTGTTGGAGAAATTCAAACTATTAGACATTGAATCTTCATCAGATCAAAAAGAACCGCAAAAAGAAAGAGTCAAAGCTAtgaaagatttcaaaaatgttttcacatctatgattattaaatttgctaTTCAGGAAAAAACCATCAAGAACACGTCGAAGAATAAGCACAA CCAACATGAAGTTCCTAATTCATCGAGTAGACTACTGGTTACACCTGTTCGAAGGAGCACTAGATTGAGTAGGTCCCTCTACACTTCAACTCCGGGAACTAAACTTTGTTCTACCATCCAAGAACTTAATTCTGATGAGAAACAAAAAATGACGTTCCAACCAAACTCTGCTCT GTTGAACATGTGA
- the LOC123673738 gene encoding uncharacterized protein LOC123673738 isoform X1, producing MSKENKAKVPEVRMTKTARLRLLKANPIIKYQIQKTNNMEMAKSLNLDNVSLIKKSVVDKAAGISSNIDKEMKVRKTLIPNEESKKFSSSKIKKENQEKKKDQVNPIKIQTLNKKVVRRSMSAPRLRPNKDIVKTITEDQEIMNRSVSFDNIPHNLVNEASRNVQTPSDKKKTFNASVSSHKKSLFNLTPSAPQDLRRRLSDWLEKRNKLSSFKHLKCFGVPKIDLIEEENKENVNTSRIQREGSYEDLKIDKPLYTNEDDTTLLFAPSDLDKLAREAMKDLHCLMSEGYPKEQCEAWLKIICVKCPSIVEDPQYWECRATLEQFRGNIGSAVECYKTAVVQGAEVTSVEESLDRLLEKFKLLDIESSSDQKEPQKERVKAMKDFKNVFTSMIIKFAIQEKTIKNTSKNKHNQHEVPNSSSRLLVTPVRRSTRLSRSLYTSTPGTKLCSTIQELNSDEKQKMTFQPNSALLNM from the exons ATGAGTAAAGAAAACAAAGCTAAAGTTCCTGAAGTCAGAATGACAAAAACAGCACGCTTACGATTGTTAAAGGCGAACCCAATCATTAAATATCAAATCCAAAAAACAAATAACATGGAAATGGCTAAAAGTTTGAACTTGGATAATGTATCACTCATAAAAAAATCAGTTGTAGATAAAGCTGCAGGAATTTCATCAAATATTGATAAAGAAATGAAAGTGAGGAAAACTCTAATACCTAACGAAGAATCAAAGAAGTTTTCAAGCTCCAAAATTAAGAAag AGAATcaggagaaaaaaaaagatcaagtTAACCCTATTAAAATACAAACTTTGAATAAGAAAGTGGTGAGACGATCTATGTCGGCTCCCCGTTTGAGACCAAATAAAG atATTGTAAAGACAATAACTGAGGACCAAGAAATCATGAACAGGTCAGTGTCCTTTGATAACATTCCACATAATTTGGTGAATGAAGCTTCAAGAAATGTGCAGACTCcttcagataaaaaaaaaactttcaatgcAAGTGTGTCTAGTCATAAAAAGTCATTGTTTAATCTTACCCCAAGTGCCCCACAGGATTTAAGAAG GAGATTGTCTGATTGGTTGGAAAAAAGGAATAAACTCTCCTCATTCAAACATCTCAAATGTTTTGGTGTGCCTAAAATTGATTTGATAGAAGAAGAAAATAAGGAAAATGTCAATACCTCCCGTATTCAAAGAGAAGGCAGCTATGAAGATTTAAAAATTGATAAACCTTTGTATACCAATGAGGATGACACGACATTATTGTTCGCACCTTCTGATTTAGATAAATTAGCCAGAGAAGCTATGAAAGATTTACATTGCTTAATGTCAGAG GGATATCCTAAAGAACAATGTGAAGCATGGTTGAAAATTATATGTGTCAAGTGCCCTTCAATTGTAGAAGATCCACAGTACTGGGAATGCAGAGCAACCTTAGAACAGTTTCGGGGAAATATTGGATCTGCTGTAGAATGCTATAAAACTGCTGTTGTGCAAGGGGCAGAG GTAACTTCTGTTGAAGAGTCTCTTGATAGATTGTTGGAGAAATTCAAACTATTAGACATTGAATCTTCATCAGATCAAAAAGAACCGCAAAAAGAAAGAGTCAAAGCTAtgaaagatttcaaaaatgttttcacatctatgattattaaatttgctaTTCAGGAAAAAACCATCAAGAACACGTCGAAGAATAAGCACAA CCAACATGAAGTTCCTAATTCATCGAGTAGACTACTGGTTACACCTGTTCGAAGGAGCACTAGATTGAGTAGGTCCCTCTACACTTCAACTCCGGGAACTAAACTTTGTTCTACCATCCAAGAACTTAATTCTGATGAGAAACAAAAAATGACGTTCCAACCAAACTCTGCTCT GTTGAACATGTGA
- the LOC123673739 gene encoding omega-amidase NIT2 produces the protein MLVRKLIGYPTTTLIKKFEKNLHAKTMSTKIKVALIQCNVGKSREENLKNASILIGKAKQNGAELIALPECFNSPYGTNFFKEYAESIPSGPSCEMLSKNAKEHNIFLVGGTIPEKDDGKVYNTCTVWNPEGQLIAKYRKMHLFDIDIPGGITFKESDILSSGNSLQTFEIKDLKIGLGICYDMRFEELAKLYRLAGCKALMYPGAFNMTTGPLHWELIQRSRANDNQLYVFAVSPARGDKGYISWGHSQITDPWGKIIATAGASEEIIYADIEAAECDKVRQQIPVGNQRRIDIYNTVSKCKM, from the coding sequence ATGCTTGTTCGCAAACTGATAGGTTATCCTACAACTACATTAatcaagaaatttgaaaaaaatttacatgcGAAAACAATGAGTACAAAAATTAAAGTTGCCTTAATACAGTGTAACGTAGGCAAAAGCAGGGAAGAGAATCTCAAAAACGCATCAATACTGATTGGAAAAGCCAAGCAAAATGGCGCGGAGCTTATTGCTCTACCTGAGTGTTTCAACTCACCTTATGGTACCAATTTCTTCAAAGAATATGCTGAATCTATTCCTAGTGGACCATCATGtgaaatgttatcgaaaaatgCTAAAGAACATAATATCTTTTTAGTTGGGGGAACTATACCAGAAAAAGACGACGGTAAAGTCTACAATACTTGCACTGTTTGGAATCCTGAAGGTCAATTAAttgcaaaatatcgaaaaatgcaTCTATTCGATATCGATATACCTGGTGGAATAACATTCAAGGAATCGGATATTCTAAGCTCTGGAAACAGCTTACAAACTTTTGAAATTAAAGATCTCAAAATTGGTTTAGGAATATGTTACGACATGAGATTCGAAGAACTTGCTAAATTATATAGATTAGCTGGATGTAAAGCCCTCATGTATCCAGGAGCCTTCAATATGACCACTGGTCCTCTGCATTGGGAACTGATTCAGAGATCCAGAGCAAATGATAATCAGCTTTATGTTTTTGCTGTCAGCCCAGCAAGAGGAGACAAAGGTTATATAAGTTGGGGTCATTCTCAAATTACAGACCCTTGGGGCAAAATTATAGCAACTGCAGGTGCTAGCGAAGAAATTATATACGCAGATATTGAGGCTGCTGAATGTGATAAAGTTAGACAACAAATTCCTGTTGGTAATCAAAGAAGAATAGACATTTATAACACTGTTTCTAAATgtaaaatgtga
- the LOC123671959 gene encoding probable ATP-dependent RNA helicase DDX20, which translates to MTENIIAHTVDGERTKDVLIEENVTFQNMFLSLKCLEGLTKCGFQKPSPIQLKAIPLGRCGFDLIVKSKSGTGKTIVFSVVALEMIDLTSSNIQVLILAPTREIAVQIADTLKAVGSPFTGLVIESFIGGLPEKDDINRVQNCQIAVGAPGRIKSLIKQNILDVSNVKLFVLDEADKLMQTSFQNDVTEIYHKLPLKKQIIAASATYPNDLDQFLRNYMQSPTYVRSDSNTQLLLGLKHFIKEVKTSTNSAQEMKFKNEELLKLLSNISFTQCIIFSNYQTRAENISITINRNGWNSLFISAAQSQPKRLEVIEQLKNFKCRILLSTDLTARGIDVSNVDLVINYDVPIDVSTYLHRMGRAGRYGSKGICVSLVSGEKDLLQMKKFLGNIGGTNLSISKLDDVEKGIDLWADDESKFEKISGIVNNDDDIHTIKNEVLSLKNTKEVVGKKNETTKTKKKNKDCINDSPTNDTNKSSSLEQDDSDLTGAKWECSNSDLTEKKVYDNDCLKSLAEGTFDFSNVLSPSKISFGEIKNKDDTSNKNNDGNMDSNSLLRSLAEGTFDFQNIPSPVKEKSDAQLAELVKNQKTRKSSELETEVKGKISKNEIFIKNVGRYEIAKILVNDADIDSTMETIVSDYLNILEKPDSSETTRTNNLIESQHSTSEQISVSEENQQSNKDNIFMVAYLHSIEKETVHWKSVVKDDEVFSINQQSGGNNKLEGKMMEDNDEEIEEDYDVNIEEDYEEELGENYMEEMDPNVEYDENGYEYIPNRMVWMPVEEDTSEKYKSIPPINLLENDTSENSSPDEISIMFTPEGYPFEGSEYDPSMDPNILNDIWCNFSDINFDLWEKGANFYTKEAFLEYHNNWQRRLRQVRENTSQTIYHQLLKKHQKNL; encoded by the exons ATGACCGAGAATATAATTGCTCATACCGTTGACGGTGAACGAACCAAGGATGTACTGATTGAGGAAAATGTTACTTTTCAAAACATGTTTTTATCACTGAAATGTCTTGAGGGCCTTACTAAATGTGGGTTCCAAAAACCATCACCAATTCAGTTGAAAGCTATTCCTCTAGGAAGATGTGGCTTCG ATTTGATTGTCAAATCAAAATCTGGCACTGGAAAAACCATTGTTTTTTCTGTTGTGGCTCTAGAAATGATAGATCTTACTTCATCCAATATTCAGGTATTAATATTAGCCCCAACTCGTGAAATAGCTGTCCaaattgctgatacattaaaaGCTGTTGGAAGCCCTTTTACAg gaTTAGTTATCGAATCCTTCATAGGTGGTTTACCAGAAAAAGATGATATCAATAGAGTACAAAACTGTCAAATAGCAGTTGGGGCTCCAGGGCGTATAAAATCATTGATAAAACAGAACATCTTGGATGTTAGCAATGTGAAACTTTTTGTCTTAGATGAAGCAGATAAATTAATGCAAACATCTTTTCAAAATGATGTTACTGAAATCTATCATAAACTTCCTTTAAAGAAACAGATAATTGCTGCTAGTGCTACCTACCCAAATGATTTAGATCAATTTCTGAGGAATTATATGCAATCTCCAACCTATGTTCGTTCTGATAGTAATACACAATTGTTACTTGGTCTAAAACATTTCATAAAGGAGGTGAAAACATCCACCAACTCAGCTCAAGAAATGAAGTTCAAAAATGAGGAATTGCTTAAActtctatcaaatatatcatTCACTCAATGCATTATATTCTCAAACTATCAAACAAGAGCAGAAAATATAAGTATTACTATAAATCGTAATGGATGGAACTCTTTATTCATTTCTGCTGCGCAAAGTCAACCAAAAAGACTAGAAGTAATtgaacaattgaaaaatttcaagtgcAGAATCTTATTGTCTACAGATTTAACAGCTCGAGGTATTGATGTATCCAATGTAGATTTAGTGATAAATTATGATGTGCCGATAGATGTTTCAACATATTTGCATAGAATGGGAAGAGCAGGTAGATATGGCTCAAAAGGTATTTGCGTTTCTTTGGTTTCAGGAGAAAAAGATTTATTACAGATGAAGAAATTTTTGGGTAATATTGGTGGTACAAACTTGAGCATTTCCAAATTGGATGATGTGGAGAAAGGAATTGATTTGTGGGCGGACGATgaatcgaaatttgaaaaaatttcaggaaTTGTTAACAATGATGATGATATacataccataaaaaatgaagtcctaTCCCTGAAAAACACCAAAGAGGTTGTAGGAAAGAAGAATGAAACAACTAAGACAAAGAAGAAAAACAAGGATTGCATTAATGATTCTCCAACAAATGATACTAATAAAAGTAGCAGCTTAGAACAAGATGATAGTGATCTAACAGGTGCAAAATGGGaatgttcaaacagtgatctaactgaaaaaaaggtatatgaCAATGATTGTCTGAAGTCTTTGGCAGAAGGAACATTTGATTTTAGTAATGTCCTTAGTCCATCAAAAATATCTTTTGGTGAAATTAAGAATAAAGATGATacttcaaacaaaaataatgatggGAATATGGATAGTAATTCTCTTCTTAGGTCTTTAGCAGAAggaactttcgattttcaaaatattcctagTCCAGtaaaagaaaaatcagatgCACAATTGGCTGAGTTGGTGAAAAATCAGAAGACCAGAAAATCCAGTGAATTAGAGACTGAAGTCAAGGGCAAAATaagtaaaaatgaaatatttatcaaGAATGTAGGAAGATATGAAATTGCTAAAATTCTCGTTAATGATGCTGATATTGATTCAACTATGGAGACAATTGTTAGTGACTACTTAAATATCTTAGAAAAACCTGATTCATCGGAAACAACAAGAACAAATAACTTGATAGAATCTCAGCATAGTACATCAGAACAAATTTCAGTATCAGAAGAAAACCAACAATCTAATAAAGATAATATATTCATGGTTGCCTACTTGCATAGCATAGAAAAAGAAACTGTTCATTGGAAAAGTGTTGTAAAGGATGATGAAGTGTTTTCAATCAATCAACAAagtggaggaaataacaaattgGAAGGAAAAATGATGGAAGACAATGATGAGGAAATAGAAGAAGACTATGATGTAAATATAGAGGAAGACTATGAAGAGGAATTAGGAGAAAACTATATGGAAGAAATGGATCCAAATGTTGAATATGATGAAAATGGTTATGAATATATTCCAAATCGTATGGTTTGGATGCCAGTTGAAGAGGATACATCTGAAAAATACAAGTCAATTCCTCCAATCAATTTATTAGAGAATGATACCAGTGAAAATAGCTCACCAGATGAAATCTCTATAATGTTCACACCTGAAGGTTATCCATTTGAGGGTTCTGAATATGATCCTTCAATGGATCCAAACATTCTCAATGATATATGGTGTAATTTTAGTGACATTAACTTTGACTTATGGGAGAAGGGTGCAAATTTTTATACAAAAGAAGCATTTCTTGAGTACCATAATAACTGGCAAAGAAGACTTAGGCAAGTAAGAGAAAACACCTCACAAACTATTTACCATCAACTATTGAAGaaacatcagaaaaatttgtaa
- the LOC123671960 gene encoding tyrosine-protein kinase Src64B, which translates to MGNSCCCCGSNRSPPERMNFTGMKVATTESNHRNISNDRYAPDPQRVDIIRNRSTPNRPAVGLAKGKIVVGLYNYETRDNTDVSFKKGDRMEVIDDSEGDWFMVLHLLTKEKGYIPSNYVAGEMSVESEDWFFENISRKEAEKLLLADENPRGTFLVRPSEHNPNGYSLSVKDWEEYRGHHIKHYKIKPLDNGGFYISTNKTFDTLSELVNSYTRNAFGLCHVLSKSCPKPEPTMWDLGPTYRDKWEIPRNEIELLKRLGRGNFGEVYYGKWKNNTEVAVKTLREGTMSTQAFLEEAAIMKKFRHKRLVQLYGVCSEKEPIFIVQEYMSKGSLLDFLREEKGRKEREEKELVGFDELIYIAFQIASGMEYLETKQLIHRDLAARNVLIGENNIAKICDFGLARVIEDNEYCPKQGSRFPVKWTAPEAIVYGKFSIKSDVWSYGILLMELFTYGQIPYPGMHGREVIEMVEKGYRMPKPPYQVLPDDIYQIMLNCWDARPENRPTFEFLTHYFETFNVTSEVPYREVPD; encoded by the exons ATGGGTAACTCCTGCTGCTGCTGTGGCAGCAATCGTTCTCCACCAGAACGTATGAATTTTACTGGCATGAAGGTGGCAACGACGGAGT cgAATCATAGGAATATAAGCAACGATAGATACGCACCTGATCCACAACGCGTTGATATTATCAGAAATCGATCAACGCCCAACAGGCCGGCAGTAGGACTTGCCAAAGGCAAAATCGTCGTTGGTTTGTACAACTACGAAACTCGAGATAACACAGATGTGTCCTTCAAGAAGGGGGACCGTATGGAGGTCATCGACGATTCTGAAGGGGATTGGTTTATGGTCCTCCACCTTCTCACCAAGGAAAAAGGATACATCCCTAGTAACTACGTTGCTGGGGAGATGAGCGTGGAGAGTGAAGA ctggttcttcgaaaatatatcaagaAAAGAAGCGGAAAAACTTCTGTTGGCTGACGAAAATCCAAGGGGAACATTTTTGGTCCGTCCTTCAGAACACAACCCTAATGGATACTCATTATCAGTAAAAGATTGGGAAGAATACAGGGGTCATCACATAaaacattataaaataaaaccaCTGGATAATGGAGGTTTTTATATATCGACCAATAAAACTTTCGATACTCTTTCAGAACTAGTTAACTCATATACAA GAAACGCATTTGGATTATGCCATGTCTTATCCAAATCTTGCCCGAAGCCAGAGCCTACTATGTGGGATCTTGGGCCGACATATCGTGATAAATGGGAAATACCAAGAAATGAAATCGAACTGTTGAAACGTCTGGGCCGAGGGAACTTTGGCGAAGTTTATTATGGAAAATGGAAGAACAATACCGAGGTAGCAGTTAAAACGTTACGGGAAGGCACAATGTCAACACAAGCATTTTTGGAAGAAGCAGCGATAATGAAAAAGTTCAGGCATAAACGTCTAGTGCAACTTTATGGTGTGTGTAGTGAAAAAGAACCTATTTTCATTGTTCAAGAATACATGTCCAAAGGTAGTTTGCTAGATTTCTTGAGAGAAGAAAAAGGTAGAAAAGAGAGAGAAGAAAAGGAATTAGTAGGTTTTGACGAATTGATTTACATAGCTTTCCAAATAGCTAGTGGTATGGAATATTTAGAAACTAAACAATTAATTCATCGTGATTTAGCTGCAAGAAATGTTCTCATCGGAGAGAATAATATTGCGAAAATTTGTGATTTTGGTTTGGCCAGGGTAATTGAGGATAATGAATATTGCCCCAAGCAAGGATCGCGATTCCCTGTCAAATGGACTGCCCCAGAAGCTATAGTTTATGgtaaattttcaatcaaatcaGATGTATGGTCGTATGGAATTCTACTAATGGAATTGTTTACATATGGACAAATTCCTTATCCAGGAATGCACGGTAGAGAAGTTATCGAAATGGTTGAAAAGGGCTACAGAATGCCTAAACCTCCATATCAAGTACTCCCTGATGATATTTACCAAATAATGTTGAATTGCTGGGACGCTCGTCCTGAGAATAGACCCACGTTCGAATTTTTGACTCACTACTTCGAAACTTTCAATGTGACTTCAGAAGTACCCTATAGAGAAGTTCCAGACTaa